Proteins encoded within one genomic window of Bombus vancouverensis nearcticus chromosome 4, iyBomVanc1_principal, whole genome shotgun sequence:
- the Cerk gene encoding ceramide kinase isoform X2 produces MTDVLAVRYGDDWIHGVNLKEKQPPPTSPTSPTVCPTNFILHYAVRGPKNKWSHHSVTMSHTDPRQVASWVKTIRNYLMGLTHRPRKILLFINPFGGKKKGLKIWEKDVQPLMTIAGIDAKILVTERVGHIRDVLLSVDFTDFHAIVCIGGDGTVAEVINGLVLRTSRDRQIDPNNPEVNLPTPRLPIGVIPSGSTDTIAYSLHGTTDVQTATIHIIFGDSTGLDVSSVHNDQSLLRLYASMLSYGYLGDVIRDSEKFRWMGPQRYDYSGFKKILANKGYEGEIQLLSDPCHPATSTRCIKNCTRCLQHMHNSIPDKEITRWLTIRGKFFMVNGVNLACGCSRSPMGFSPHCHVGDGCVDVILVRHTSLFNNIRMLLRLSSKQKTLYDLPFVEVYRAREFTFRTLPTLHMQSSSEISNRYLNSSLSVWNCDGEVIDSSNVKIRVHCQLVNIFTRRAQEPVHGRTCFC; encoded by the exons ATGACTGACGTGCTCGCCGTTCGTTACGGGGATGATTGGATACATGGGGTGAATCTGAAGGAGAAACAACCGCCTCCGACATCGCCTACCTCGCCCACCGTCTGCCCGACGAATTTCATTCTCCACTACGCTGTACGTGGACCAAAGAATAAATGGAGCCATCACAGCGTGACCATGAGCCACACCGACCCTAGGCAAGTCGCCTCCTGGGTTAAAACCATCCGAAATTACCTCATGG GATTAACCCATCGTCCTAGGAAGATTTTACTATTCATCAACCCGTTTGGAGGGAAGAAAAAGGGTTTGAAGATTTGGGAGAAGGATGTACAGCCTCTAATGACTATTGCTGGCATTGATGCGAAGATACTAGTTACAGAGAGGGTTGGCCATATTCGTGATGTCCTCTTAAGCGTCGATTTTACTGACTTCCAT GCGATAGTATGCATCGGCGGAGACGGTACTGTCGCGGAGGTGATCAACGGCCTGGTACTGAGGACCTCGAGGGATCGACAAATCGACCCGAATAATCCAGAAGTGAATCTACCGACTCCTCGACTTCCGATCGGAGTGATACCCAGCGGAAGTACCGACACGATCGCGTACAGCCTCCATGGAACCACCGATGTGCAAACGGCGACGATACATATCATTTTTGGCGACAGCACTGGCCTCGACGTCTCCTCCGTGCACAATGACCAGTCGTTGCTCAGGCTATACGCCAGCATGCTCAGTTACGGCTATCTAGGCGACGTGATACGGGACAGTGAAAAGTTTCGTTGGATGGGACCCCAGAGATACGATTACTCCG GTTTCAAGAAGATCCTCGCGAATAAAGGTTACGAAGGTGAGATCCAGCTCCTATCGGACCCTTGCCATCCAGCAACCAGTACAAGATGTATAAAAAACTGCACCAGGTGCCTCCAACACATGCACAACAGTATTCCAGATAAAGAAATAACCA GATGGTTGACTATCAGAGGTAAATTCTTCATGGTGAATGGTGTCAATCTCGCCTGTGGTTGCTCCAGGAGCCCCATGGGTTTCAGCCCTCATTGTCATGTCGGAGACGGTTGCGTAGACGTAATTCTCGTCCGACATACCTCGCTTTTTAACAATATCAGGATGTTGTTGAGGTTGTCCAGCAAACAGAAGACTTTG TACGATCTGCCGTTCGTCGAGGTGTATAGAGCCAGGGAGTTCACGTTCCGCACCTTACCTACCCTGCACATGCAGTCTAGTAGCGAGATTAGCAACCGCTATCTGAACTCGAGCCTGAGCGTATGGAACTGCGACGGCGAGGTGATCGATAGCTCCAATGTGAAAATCAG GGTACACTGCCAACTAGTGAACATATTCACGAGACGAGCCCAGGAACCAGTTCACGGCCGGACCTGTTTCTGTTAG
- the Cerk gene encoding ceramide kinase isoform X1: MERQSKPAVSMMQEITDQSSRTVLLNTFVVKKKRCRVYFHRGTLIWETEKPPYTRWTLPMTDVLAVRYGDDWIHGVNLKEKQPPPTSPTSPTVCPTNFILHYAVRGPKNKWSHHSVTMSHTDPRQVASWVKTIRNYLMGLTHRPRKILLFINPFGGKKKGLKIWEKDVQPLMTIAGIDAKILVTERVGHIRDVLLSVDFTDFHAIVCIGGDGTVAEVINGLVLRTSRDRQIDPNNPEVNLPTPRLPIGVIPSGSTDTIAYSLHGTTDVQTATIHIIFGDSTGLDVSSVHNDQSLLRLYASMLSYGYLGDVIRDSEKFRWMGPQRYDYSGFKKILANKGYEGEIQLLSDPCHPATSTRCIKNCTRCLQHMHNSIPDKEITRWLTIRGKFFMVNGVNLACGCSRSPMGFSPHCHVGDGCVDVILVRHTSLFNNIRMLLRLSSKQKTLYDLPFVEVYRAREFTFRTLPTLHMQSSSEISNRYLNSSLSVWNCDGEVIDSSNVKIRVHCQLVNIFTRRAQEPVHGRTCFC; this comes from the exons ATGGAAAGGCAGTCAAAACCAGCCGTCAGTATGATGCAGGAGATCACAGACCAGTCCTCCAGGACTGTCCTCCTGAATACGTTTGTGGTAAAAAAGAAACGGTGCAGAGTCTACTTTCATCGTGGCACTCTCATCTGGGAAACGGAGAAACCTCCATATA cGAGATGGACACTACCGATGACTGACGTGCTCGCCGTTCGTTACGGGGATGATTGGATACATGGGGTGAATCTGAAGGAGAAACAACCGCCTCCGACATCGCCTACCTCGCCCACCGTCTGCCCGACGAATTTCATTCTCCACTACGCTGTACGTGGACCAAAGAATAAATGGAGCCATCACAGCGTGACCATGAGCCACACCGACCCTAGGCAAGTCGCCTCCTGGGTTAAAACCATCCGAAATTACCTCATGG GATTAACCCATCGTCCTAGGAAGATTTTACTATTCATCAACCCGTTTGGAGGGAAGAAAAAGGGTTTGAAGATTTGGGAGAAGGATGTACAGCCTCTAATGACTATTGCTGGCATTGATGCGAAGATACTAGTTACAGAGAGGGTTGGCCATATTCGTGATGTCCTCTTAAGCGTCGATTTTACTGACTTCCAT GCGATAGTATGCATCGGCGGAGACGGTACTGTCGCGGAGGTGATCAACGGCCTGGTACTGAGGACCTCGAGGGATCGACAAATCGACCCGAATAATCCAGAAGTGAATCTACCGACTCCTCGACTTCCGATCGGAGTGATACCCAGCGGAAGTACCGACACGATCGCGTACAGCCTCCATGGAACCACCGATGTGCAAACGGCGACGATACATATCATTTTTGGCGACAGCACTGGCCTCGACGTCTCCTCCGTGCACAATGACCAGTCGTTGCTCAGGCTATACGCCAGCATGCTCAGTTACGGCTATCTAGGCGACGTGATACGGGACAGTGAAAAGTTTCGTTGGATGGGACCCCAGAGATACGATTACTCCG GTTTCAAGAAGATCCTCGCGAATAAAGGTTACGAAGGTGAGATCCAGCTCCTATCGGACCCTTGCCATCCAGCAACCAGTACAAGATGTATAAAAAACTGCACCAGGTGCCTCCAACACATGCACAACAGTATTCCAGATAAAGAAATAACCA GATGGTTGACTATCAGAGGTAAATTCTTCATGGTGAATGGTGTCAATCTCGCCTGTGGTTGCTCCAGGAGCCCCATGGGTTTCAGCCCTCATTGTCATGTCGGAGACGGTTGCGTAGACGTAATTCTCGTCCGACATACCTCGCTTTTTAACAATATCAGGATGTTGTTGAGGTTGTCCAGCAAACAGAAGACTTTG TACGATCTGCCGTTCGTCGAGGTGTATAGAGCCAGGGAGTTCACGTTCCGCACCTTACCTACCCTGCACATGCAGTCTAGTAGCGAGATTAGCAACCGCTATCTGAACTCGAGCCTGAGCGTATGGAACTGCGACGGCGAGGTGATCGATAGCTCCAATGTGAAAATCAG GGTACACTGCCAACTAGTGAACATATTCACGAGACGAGCCCAGGAACCAGTTCACGGCCGGACCTGTTTCTGTTAG